A genomic window from Ananas comosus cultivar F153 linkage group 22, ASM154086v1, whole genome shotgun sequence includes:
- the LOC109727389 gene encoding 60S ribosomal protein L9, whose amino-acid sequence MKTILATETMDIPEGVTVKVNAKIVEVEGPRGKLTRNFKHLNLDFQLVEGGRKLKVDAWFGTRRTMAAIRTAISHVQNLITGVTKGYRYKMRFVYAHFPINASITNSNSSIEIRNFLGEKKVRKVDMLEGVSILRSEKVKDELVLDGNDIELVSRSAALINQKCHVKNKDIRKFLDGIYVSEKGTISEDQ is encoded by the exons ATGAAGACGATCCTGGCGACGGAGACCATGGACATACCCGAGGGGGTGACGGTGAAGGTGAATGCGAAGATTGTGGAGGTGGAGGGCCCGCGGGGGAAGCTCACCCGCAACTTCAAGCACCTCAACCTCGATTTCCAGCTCGTCGAGGGGGGGAGGAAGCTCAAGGTCGACGCGTGGTTCGGGACCCGCCGCACCATGGCCGCGATCCGAACGGCGATCTCCCACGTCCAGAACCTCATCACGGGCGTCACCAAGGGCTACCGATACAAGATGCGCTTCGTCTACGCCCACTTCCCCATCAACGCCTCCATCACCAACTCCAACTCCTCCATCGAGATCAGGAACTTCCTCGGCGAGAAGAAG gtgaGGAAAGTTGATATGTTGGAAGGTGTCTCAATTCTTCGCTCTGAGAAAGTCAAGGATGAGCTCGTCCTTGATGGCAATGATATCGAGCTTGTCTCTCGCTCAGCTGCACTCATCAACCAG AAATGCCACGTGAAGAACAAGGATATCCGGAAATTCTTGGATGGCATTTACGTTAGCGAGAAGGGCACAATATCTGAAGACCAGTAA